The nucleotide sequence GGCGAGATAAGAGAATGAATATTTCTAGGCCAAGAGCTGGCATGGCTAgccaatttcaaattttcttgtcCAATCTCTCTACTTAATGGTACCATTCTTATACTTCTAGGAACTAGTGGATCAGCTCTATTCATTTCGAGACTGTTATTTTGAGACTCACAGTGTTGAGGATGCTGGAAGGAAGCAACAGGATGTGCGGGAGAAGATGGAGAAGACCCTGCAGCAGATGGAAGAAGTAGTGGGTATGACTCCTAAAGAATGTGCAGCCTCCTGCCCTTCACTGAAATGTGATAGAGTTTTGCTCTCTCTCTATAGGCTCTTTGGTATTCTGTTTGTGGCTGCTATATGATTGTACAATAGAATATTTCTTCTAAGGGCCCCTCTGCAGGAAGGCAACCTTTCATTCTCTAAGCTACTTTTCCTAAAATTTGATTATAGCAAATATCATGAAATAGAACATACTTGTTCGAACTATTGCAATAAtttccttaacctctctgcttctaatttcttttactttcagaTCAACTTATGTAATGACCATAGCTATGGTTATCTTTCTCGATCATTACTTCATGCATTTAATCTTATCCTCTTGCCTGCCTCTTTGCTCAAGTATATATAAAGATTCCTTCTATTAACTAGGTGAAGTCTAACCCCCTTCTTAATCTGGTATTCaattctctattttctctgttttctgatcTCGTTTCTGACTACGCACTTTCAGAGGAACTTTCTGTTTCATCCAGGTTGAACCATCTATTCTTCCACGAACATGCCCCATGTATTTCTGCCCCTGTGTCTTTGTTTATATCATTTTCCAGCCTGGAGGgtcttgtcttttcttctcttgacTTTCTAAAGCCCATTCATTTGGTATATGCCATGTgcttcttttcattgttttaattttccatgtCTCTGTTTTGTCTTCTCCACCAGATTGTAGGCCCCTCTAGGGTAGAAGGGTAGGCTTCTGTGTAAGCCATTTACCTAATGTAGTACTTTGCTTATggtaagctttcaataaatgttttgttgataaaaattttcctcaattCTTTTCATTCCTATAACTGCCATGGCGACATTCTTTGAGAGAAAGTGTCCTGGTCTTTAACTGTAAGACTGCTTGGGTTTTTCCAATTCCTttgtctctttccctttctgctAGGTTCTGTCCAGGGCAAAGCGCAGGCTCTAATGCTAACTGGGAAGGCACTGAATGTGACTCCTGACTATAGCCCTAAGGCTGAGGAGCTTCTGTCAAAGGCTGTGAAGCTGGAGCCTGAGCTAGTGGAAGCCTGGAACCAGCTGGGTGAGGTGTACTGGAAGAAAGGAGATGTTGCAGCTGCCCACACCTGCTTCTCAGGCGCCCTCACACATGTGAGTTTTCTGCTATCCTTTCAGAAAACACAGATGAGAAGGATGATATTCCCTTGATTCTATGAATTTTCCTATGATGTGAATATGATAGTAGTACTGAGTTTGAACTAGAACAGAATCAGAAGGAAAGGGTGGAGGAGTATACCTGGATGAGGAAAATAGGGACGGGggctgagaaaggaagaaggtGATGGGATCCCGTTTGGGGTAGATAAATAGTGAAGGAAAGTTAGCAACCAAACTGATCCTTGTAGATGGGATTCAAGATACAAATAACAGCAagaattaagatgaaaattaGATTTAGGAGAAGGATTGAGGTCATGATAGATCTGGAAAGGGGAAGTAGAAACAGGAAGGTTGAGTGTATGTCTTCTCCATTTGTAGTGCAAGAACAAAGTCTCCTTGCAAAACCTGTCAATGGTGCTTCGGCAGCTGCGGACTGACACTGGAGATGAACATTCTCGCCATGTCATGGACAGTGTCCGACAGGCTAAGCTGGCTGTGCAGATGGATATCCATGATGGCCGCTCCTGGTGTGAGTTCTCTAAAGATCTCTAGCAAgtttctagagcagtggttctcaaccttgtgTACATCTGGAACCCATCTTTTGAGTCTGACTCTAAGGGTTAAGCTGGGGCACCTTTGTTTTGAAGAGACCTGAAAGGTGTTTTGGTGTACCACTATTCTAGGAACTCTTGGATCTTTGGATCCACAATTAGAGAGTGATGTTTTCACATAAGCAAGGCTGGGCTTTTATATAGTCTGTTCAGATTGCTCTTTGGGGTCCATGTTTGTCTGTCTATGCGAGTAGAATTTTGGGTATGGTAAATCCAGTGTCATTTCTGGTTTGGGTGAAATGTGGTCATATCTTGAAATAAGTCATATCTTGAATGCAGGCCCTAAGAAGATCCACTGCTGTGTTTCTCTTTCAGATATTCTGGGGAATGCATACCTTTCTCTTTACTTCAATACTGGCCAGAACCCTAAGATCTCCCAGCAAGCCCTCAGTGCCTATGCCCAAGCAGTAAGTACTTATGGTCACCCAGGCCAGATAAATAGAGGCAGCAACAGAAGCAAGAGCACCGTTCAGTCTTCCTAGTGGTCCTTTAGCAAGCAGCATGGGCAGTGTTTGCTGGCATCCTATGTGTGTGGTTTTGCAAAGATGTGTCTGCAGAGgtgacatttcttctttttttttttaaatatttttaaaatttttttctttattattattgttatttttttttttagttgaagcAAACAGCATGGCTGCAGAGTTCATTTCTTCTTATAACTTGAGTATTAGGAACCACTTGCAGTTGGTGCGTGGGTTCTGGGTAGCTCCTTGACACAGGTCTAGGCTTCTCACAGACATGAATAACCAAATTGCTGAGCTTGCCTCAACATGTTCATCTTTCTTAATGGAAAAAAAGCTTATAAAGTCTATTAAAgtaatgcttaaaaatatttttgtacattcattctaaagaaaaatgaaaactctaaTACTTAAGTGTAAATCAAGTGCTATCACCAAATTAACCATCAGATAATTTGGCTCTGGATTTTCCATGgactaaatgagaaaacaatatgcAGCCTATTCTGCATCATTTCCTAGGAATTATAATATTCACTGTGTTCATGGAGCTTTGCTTAAGCTTACAAGCCATTTTTATATCCATGGACATTTGCATAGGACTTTCCTTCAGGTTTTGAGTGCCTCATTACTCATTATTAGAAGGTGCACATTAGCTTTCTGAGCATTTTTTATTTAGCCCTCAcattcatctttcttcttttgctttcttgcttctctttttaacttttcattactTATCTGATCTTTGTGGCAGAATAAAGAATATAGCTACCATATATTCATGTTTGCAGTTCAGAGACTGTCGTTTTTTTCAATCAGGGAAATTTAaagactaatttcttttttttttttttttttttttgagacagagtctcactttgttgcccaggctagagtgagtaccatggcgtcagcctaactcacagcaacttcaaactcctgggctcaagcaatcctactgcctcagtctcctgaatagctgggactacaggcacgtgccaccatgctcggctaatgttttatatatatatattagttggccaattaatttctttctattttttatagtagagacggggtctcgctcgggctggttttgaactcctgaccttgagcaatccgcccgcctcggcctcccagagtgctaggattacaagcgtgagccaccgtgcccggccaagactaatttcttaatttggttaatgtttacattttaaagaatagtaTGGTGTACACCTTCAAAGTTTTATATTTGGCTTCTACTAAATGGTTGCCTTTACAATAACTCTTAATTTTTTCATCCAGacctgcattttaaaacataCCTGAAATAAccatttaaacaattaaaaattttttattttttattttgacaggatctcactctatcacctaggttagagtgcagtggcatgatcatagctcacgcaacctcaaactcttgggcccaagcagtcctcccacttcagcctcccaagtagctagggtgACCagtgcacaccactatgcctggctaatttttaaaaaatgtttaaaaattagagacagtatttcgctatgttgcccaggctggtcttgaactcctgggctaaagtgatcctcctctctcggcttcccgaagtgctgggattacaggcgtgagccactgtacctggcccatttaaataattttaattcatgttATTTGTGCTTTTACAATGTGCCAGACAATGAATAGAATCAAAATAGAATGAACATAGTCATGAACATAGCAAGCACTCTTTTCACAGTGCATTTGTCTGTCCTATCCTATGGTGTCTGGCTATTTATTTCAATCAGAATCAGAATTTGgcttttcatgtgaattttaagaGGGCTTGGATAGAAACATGATTCTGCATGTGTCTGGAGCTGGGCTCCTAGGCTTTCCTCATTTATCACCAGCATCTcactattaaaaaattttttttatcagaatgttttcacatatttcttcttATTCTACCTTTATAATACTGTGTAGATAAACTGTAATCGTGTTTTAAAGTTGCACACATACAAAAACTCTTACATGCTTGAGGTTTCAGGGACTGAATAGTATACCACACAAGCAGTTGTTGTATGACAGTGTGGGTATGGGtaatattttgacaaaaaataaacttcaattttTCTAGGAAGAGGAGGTCTAGGACATACTGGACGTGGCAGTCCTTAAGGTTGAGACAGAATCCACTGATGATTTTTTTATCCAATTATAGGAGAAGGTTGACAGGAAAGCTTCCAGCAATCCTGACCTTCATCTGAACAGGGCGACGGTAAGACCTCTGGGGTGGTGGTCATCTGAAAGTCAAATAAGGGAGACATCTAGGCCTTAGCCTGTGAGCATAACTGAGTGTACATAGAGAGAAGGATGGGTCCAAACTGTAAGAGGAAAGCCATGTTATTTCTAGGAAGAGCTAGGTCAGTGTGACTCCAGTGTCCAGTAGAGTCACTGGAGGGAGAGTAGCAGGGGCTGAGGAGGTGGGAGAATACATAGAGAGTAGGGGGATGGTTTAGAAGGCTTCTTAaatgttacatataaatataaaggtAGAGTGACCTAATATATGCAGTTTAGCTATTTTAGAATTTGGACATTAGCTTCTTTGAAATAATTCCATCTTTGGGGTTGTGATCACTATGGTCCGGAGGAAGGATGTAAGGTGTTACCTGCTCTTCAGGCTGTTCATGGTAGGACAGGAAAATAACTGGGATTTAAAACAGTTCATTTTTCTAGATTCCTAGCTCATTGTGCCATTATTCCCTTGGCATAGTTTGTTTGGTTATACTTATGATTGGGAGGTTTTTGGTTATTCCTTGTACAGTTACACAAATATGAAGAGAATTATGGGGAGGCCCTGGAGGGCTTCTCTCAGGCTGCAGTCCTGGACCCTGCCTGGCCAGAGCCCCGGCAACGAGAGCAACAACTCCTGGAATTCCTGGATAGACTGACCAGTCTCCTTGAGAGCAAGGTAAAGATGTCTAAAGGGCTGAATCCTACTCTTTATTCTGTTACtggtcaataaaataaaaatagaataggcTTAGGAGGTAATGACCCCATAGAAGTGGGTAGGTAGGAGGGAAGGACTAGATTCTCAAGGAGGGTGACTAATTTCTAGCTTCTTATCCATTTCTCCTTCTTTGCAGGGAAAGATGAAAACCAAAAAGCTGCAGAGCATGCTGGGAAACTTGCGCCCAGCCCATCTAGGCCCTTGTGGTGATGGGCGCTATCAGTCAGCCTCTGGGCAGAAGGTGACCCTGAAACTCAAGCCACTGAATGTGCTGCAGCCTGGTGTGAACAGTGGTGCTGTGGTCCTGGGAAAGGTGGTGTTTAGCCTTACCACGGAGGAGAAAGTCCCCTTGTGAGtttcttttgcctttcctttttttcacccTTCTGAACTAGGCTCTCACTGCCTGGTCTTTCTCTGGCAGTTGAGGACATTGTTAGTGGTCACAGATTAGTGTCCTCTGATTCCCTTCTGTGACTATCTCATGAATAGTTATTGGCTAGGTGATGTCTAATAACCTCTTGATCAGAAGCTTTGTAGATTCTACCACTGCCTATTTTTCCTCAAGTTTGGTGGTATGTGGATTTCTACATCCATAGCCGAAACTTGACAGGACATGTTTTTTATAAGACAGTGACCTCAAAATTTTCCAACCCTTTGTGTTTTCATGATTATAGAAGTTGAAggagggctgggtgcggtggctcacgcctgtaatcctagcactctgggaggccgaggcggtggattgctcaaggtcaggagttcgaaaccagcctgagcaacagtgagaccccgtctctactataaatagaaagaaattaattggccaactaatatatatagaaaaaattagctgagcatggtggtgcatgcctgtagtcccagctacttgggaggctgaggaaataggattgcttgagcccaggagtttgaggttgctgtgagctaggctgacaccacggcactcactctctagcctgggcaacaaagtgaaactctgtctcaaaaaaaaaaaaggaagttgaaGGAGGACAGATTCTTAGTCCTGTTTAGATTTAAGAATGCTTAGGAAGTTCTGGAAGGTGGGCTTTGAGTTCAAATTTAAGGCCTGGTTGGGAGATTATCTCAGACGTCATTCgacaaatagttattgagcatCTAATACATGTGTTGTAAGGAgtgagggaaataaaaagaaacgtAAAAGACCTGGTGAAGGGTGCTCACAGTCAGCAGATGAGATGAATTAAGAATATTTACTTAgagaattttcatattttgaaaaattagggTTTAGTGAATGCCATCACTCCTTGGTCCTTTACTCACTTCCTTAATCCCTGGTTGACtggtttcccttttttccccctctactgaagttgtttttttcttgggaTCACCAGTGTTTCTCTAGGCAACTAATCAAGTGGCTTCCACTACATAGATCC is from Microcebus murinus isolate Inina chromosome 6, M.murinus_Inina_mat1.0, whole genome shotgun sequence and encodes:
- the TTC5 gene encoding tetratricopeptide repeat protein 5 isoform X3 is translated as MMADEEEEVKPILQKLQELVDQLYSFRDCYFETHSVEDAGRKQQDVREKMEKTLQQMEEVVGSVQGKAQALMLTGKALNVTPDYSPKAEELLSKAVKLEPELVEAWNQLGEVYWKKGDVAAAHTCFSGALTHCKNKVSLQNLSMVLRQLRTDTGDEHSRHVMDSVRQAKLAVQMDIHDGRSWYILGNAYLSLYFNTGQNPKISQQALSAYAQAEKVDRKASSNPDLHLNRATLHKYEENYGEALEGFSQAAVLDPAWPEPRQREQQLLEFLDRLTSLLESKGKMKTKKLQSMLGNLRPAHLGPCGDGRYQSASGQKVTLKLKPLNVLQPGVNSGAVVLGKVVFSLTTEEKVPLTIPFPVFVWRRPSCWW
- the TTC5 gene encoding tetratricopeptide repeat protein 5 isoform X1 codes for the protein MMADEEEEVKPILQKLQELVDQLYSFRDCYFETHSVEDAGRKQQDVREKMEKTLQQMEEVVGSVQGKAQALMLTGKALNVTPDYSPKAEELLSKAVKLEPELVEAWNQLGEVYWKKGDVAAAHTCFSGALTHCKNKVSLQNLSMVLRQLRTDTGDEHSRHVMDSVRQAKLAVQMDIHDGRSWYILGNAYLSLYFNTGQNPKISQQALSAYAQAEKVDRKASSNPDLHLNRATLHKYEENYGEALEGFSQAAVLDPAWPEPRQREQQLLEFLDRLTSLLESKGKMKTKKLQSMLGNLRPAHLGPCGDGRYQSASGQKVTLKLKPLNVLQPGVNSGAVVLGKVVFSLTTEEKVPFTFGLVDSDGPCYAVMVYNMVQSWGVLIGDSVAIPEPNLRLHQIQHKGKDYSFSSVRVETPLLLVVNGKPQGSSSQAAATVASRPQCE
- the TTC5 gene encoding tetratricopeptide repeat protein 5 isoform X2, which codes for MMADEEEEVKPILQKLQELVDQLYSFRDCYFETHSVEDAGRKQQDVREKMEKTLQQMEEVVGSVQGKAQALMLTGKALNVTPDYSPKAEELLSKAVKLEPELVEAWNQLGEVYWKKGDVAAAHTCFSGALTHCKNKVSLQNLSMVLRQLRTDTGDEHSRHVMDSVRQAKLAVQMDIHDGRSWYILGNAYLSLYFNTGQNPKISQQALSAYAQALHKYEENYGEALEGFSQAAVLDPAWPEPRQREQQLLEFLDRLTSLLESKGKMKTKKLQSMLGNLRPAHLGPCGDGRYQSASGQKVTLKLKPLNVLQPGVNSGAVVLGKVVFSLTTEEKVPFTFGLVDSDGPCYAVMVYNMVQSWGVLIGDSVAIPEPNLRLHQIQHKGKDYSFSSVRVETPLLLVVNGKPQGSSSQAAATVASRPQCE